The Candidatus Margulisiibacteriota bacterium genome has a window encoding:
- a CDS encoding flavin reductase family protein: protein MTKKLWKAGTMLYPLPVVMVSCGTSNEEHNIITIAWAGTVCTDPPMLSISLRPSRYSYDIIKKNGEFVVNLTNQKLAFATDFCGVKSGRDINKFTHLKLTPAKAAYVAAPLILESPLNIECRVKTIISLGSHDMFLAEVLGVHVDKILINTNEALNLRAMDPICYSHGKYYVLGNQVGSFGYSVKKKKK, encoded by the coding sequence ATGACTAAAAAACTCTGGAAAGCAGGGACAATGCTGTATCCTCTACCGGTAGTAATGGTATCATGCGGCACCAGCAATGAAGAGCATAATATTATAACGATAGCCTGGGCAGGAACCGTCTGTACGGACCCGCCAATGCTTTCAATTTCTCTTCGCCCGTCCCGCTATTCTTACGATATTATCAAAAAAAATGGAGAGTTCGTCGTCAATCTGACAAATCAAAAACTGGCTTTTGCTACTGATTTTTGTGGTGTTAAGTCCGGCAGGGATATCAATAAGTTTACTCATCTCAAGCTGACGCCGGCAAAAGCTGCCTATGTTGCGGCTCCACTCATCCTGGAAAGCCCGCTTAATATTGAATGCAGAGTGAAAACCATTATCTCTTTAGGCTCTCACGATATGTTCCTCGCAGAAGTCCTCGGAGTACACGTCGATAAAATATTAATCAACACAAACGAGGCGCTCAATCTTCGGGCAATGGATCCGATTTGCTATTCTCACGGAAAATATTATGTTTTAGGTAACCAGGTTGGCTCATTCGGCTATTCAGTCAAAAAAAAGAAAAAGTAG
- a CDS encoding riboflavin biosynthesis protein RibD — MFSKDDYYYMRKVLKLAAKGIGITSPDPLVGAILVKEGRIIASGYHKECGTPHAEVVAINKIGRKAEGATLYVNLEPCCHWGNNPPCTLPVISNGIKRVVVGMKDPNPLVKKCDSAKVLRDAGIQVDYGCLENESRKLNEIFVKYITTGLPFVILKTGMSLDGKIATAAGASKWITSQASRLMVHKLRSMVDAILVGIGTVIQDDPELTVRDVNSSQIKDPVRVIIDSSARIPLNARVLNLSSKAATIVVVTELAAKEKITLLEEKGAIVIKTKALDGKVNLSELITLLGERKLTSLMVEGGGTINSSFFNAGIIDKVLFFIAPKIIGGKDSPTPIDGAGILSMADVSNLNNVSFTQIGDDILVEGYISSLIK, encoded by the coding sequence ATGTTTTCTAAAGATGATTATTACTACATGAGAAAAGTATTAAAACTGGCTGCTAAAGGAATCGGGATCACAAGTCCTGATCCGTTGGTGGGCGCTATACTTGTGAAAGAAGGAAGAATCATCGCTTCCGGCTATCATAAAGAGTGCGGCACCCCACATGCTGAAGTCGTTGCTATCAATAAAATAGGTAGGAAGGCCGAAGGTGCTACATTATATGTTAACCTTGAACCTTGTTGCCATTGGGGTAATAATCCGCCTTGTACCTTGCCAGTTATCAGTAATGGGATAAAAAGAGTTGTGGTTGGGATGAAAGATCCTAATCCTCTGGTGAAGAAGTGTGATAGTGCCAAAGTCCTTAGGGATGCGGGAATTCAAGTGGACTATGGCTGTTTAGAAAATGAATCTCGGAAGCTTAACGAAATATTTGTAAAATATATCACGACGGGGCTGCCTTTTGTTATTCTTAAAACTGGTATGAGCCTTGACGGAAAGATTGCTACAGCAGCCGGAGCGAGCAAATGGATTACCTCGCAGGCTTCGCGGTTGATGGTCCATAAGCTTCGTAGTATGGTTGATGCTATACTTGTGGGTATTGGTACTGTTATTCAAGATGACCCGGAACTTACTGTACGAGATGTCAATTCTTCCCAGATTAAAGACCCTGTACGGGTTATCATTGATAGCTCTGCACGTATACCGCTTAACGCGAGAGTTCTTAATCTATCATCGAAAGCAGCAACAATTGTGGTTGTGACCGAACTTGCTGCAAAAGAAAAAATAACTTTGCTTGAAGAAAAAGGCGCAATTGTAATAAAAACCAAGGCGCTTGACGGTAAGGTGAACCTCTCGGAATTAATTACGCTTTTAGGTGAGAGAAAGCTTACTTCTCTCATGGTTGAGGGCGGCGGTACAATTAATTCCAGCTTTTTTAATGCCGGAATCATCGATAAAGTGCTTTTTTTTATTGCTCCCAAAATAATCGGAGGTAAGGATTCTCCAACTCCTATTGATGGCGCTGGTATCCTCTCTATGGCAGACGTCTCAAACCTTAACAACGTTTCTTTTACGCAAATCGGTGATGATATCCTTGTAGAAGGGTATATTTCATCCCTTATTAAGTAA
- a CDS encoding M48 family peptidase has protein sequence MQKIISGLLCLVLLLCLSGCERVPFTGRNRAALIPESQLIQLGDQSYREVLQESKTSNDPEKNAMVRCVGARLSMAVESFASEHNLKDELKLYKWEFNLLQNDKVINAFCLPGGKVAVYTGILPITEDETGLAVVVGHEIAHAIAQHGNERMSQQLLLQLGSVVLSEVIKNNPQQTKQIFMAAYGVGAELGVVLPYSRTQESEADRIGLILMSRAGYDVEAAIPFWQRMKEKGGTTPPEFLSTHPAPDTRIKDIKKDIPEAKTYYQSQQK, from the coding sequence ATGCAAAAAATAATCTCAGGTTTGTTATGTTTAGTACTTTTGTTGTGTTTATCCGGATGTGAGCGAGTGCCGTTTACCGGAAGAAATCGAGCGGCCTTGATTCCTGAAAGCCAGCTTATCCAGCTTGGCGATCAGAGTTATCGAGAAGTTCTTCAAGAATCGAAAACTTCTAATGATCCAGAGAAAAACGCGATGGTACGATGTGTTGGTGCCCGATTATCAATGGCAGTTGAATCTTTTGCCAGTGAACATAATTTGAAGGATGAACTAAAATTATACAAATGGGAGTTTAATCTGCTTCAAAATGATAAGGTTATAAATGCCTTTTGTTTGCCTGGTGGAAAAGTAGCGGTATACACAGGCATTCTTCCAATTACCGAGGATGAAACCGGACTCGCAGTTGTTGTCGGGCATGAAATTGCCCATGCGATTGCTCAACACGGGAATGAGAGAATGAGCCAGCAACTACTTTTGCAGCTCGGTAGCGTAGTCCTGTCTGAGGTAATTAAAAACAATCCACAGCAGACAAAACAGATATTTATGGCTGCTTATGGTGTGGGAGCCGAGCTAGGCGTTGTGCTGCCTTACAGTAGGACGCAAGAATCCGAGGCGGACCGTATCGGTCTCATTCTTATGTCCCGGGCAGGGTATGATGTCGAGGCCGCAATACCTTTCTGGCAGCGTATGAAGGAAAAAGGCGGAACTACTCCACCTGAGTTTCTTTCTACCCATCCGGCGCCGGATACTCGAATTAAGGATATTAAGAAGGATATCCCTGAAGCAAAAACCTATTACCAGTCTCAACAAAAATAA
- the rpe gene encoding ribulose-phosphate 3-epimerase yields MTLIAPSILSADFTKLGQDIKLVEDAGADWLHIDVMDGHFVPNLTVGPVVIKNIAKQTTLKLDVHLMIENPDYFIEEFVNCGAYCITVHAEAVDHLHRTIHKIKGYGVKAGVALNPATSLSVLDHIVGDLDMILLMSVNPGFGGQKFIPAVVDKIKALKTIINRSNPSCLIQVDGGINLTTAVDVINAGADILVAGAAVYGSSNPAEVIKQLKII; encoded by the coding sequence ATGACATTAATTGCCCCCTCAATTTTATCAGCAGATTTTACTAAATTAGGGCAGGACATTAAGCTGGTTGAAGATGCAGGCGCTGATTGGTTACATATTGATGTTATGGATGGCCACTTCGTGCCGAATCTAACGGTTGGCCCGGTGGTAATCAAAAATATTGCTAAACAGACAACACTTAAGCTGGATGTTCACTTAATGATCGAAAATCCTGATTATTTCATAGAAGAGTTCGTTAATTGTGGAGCATATTGTATTACTGTCCACGCTGAGGCCGTGGATCATCTTCATCGAACTATCCACAAAATTAAAGGGTATGGCGTTAAAGCCGGGGTTGCGCTTAATCCTGCCACGTCTTTAAGTGTCCTTGATCATATTGTCGGCGATCTGGATATGATCTTATTAATGTCAGTTAATCCCGGGTTTGGTGGGCAGAAATTTATTCCTGCCGTAGTTGATAAGATCAAAGCCCTTAAAACGATTATTAACCGCTCAAATCCTAGCTGCCTTATTCAAGTCGATGGCGGCATTAACCTGACGACAGCAGTGGATGTAATAAATGCCGGAGCGGATATTCTTGTAGCAGGTGCTGCTGTCTACGGAAGCAGCAATCCGGCCGAAGTCATTAAACAACTGAAAATTATATAA
- a CDS encoding DNA-binding protein HU (histone-like DNA-binding protein), giving the protein MNKGELVASVADATSMSKSSVAQVIDAVIESIGKALNKGDDVAIVGFGTWKKKTRAARKGRNPQTGQTISIAAKNTVTFSAGKGLKDQVN; this is encoded by the coding sequence TTGAATAAAGGTGAATTGGTTGCAAGTGTCGCTGATGCTACAAGCATGTCAAAATCATCTGTAGCGCAAGTAATAGATGCAGTAATCGAATCTATTGGCAAAGCGCTTAACAAAGGCGATGATGTCGCTATTGTTGGTTTTGGTACATGGAAAAAGAAAACAAGAGCAGCTAGAAAAGGAAGAAACCCACAGACAGGACAAACAATTAGTATCGCTGCAAAAAATACTGTAACTTTTAGTGCTGGTAAAGGTCTAAAAGATCAAGTAAACTAA
- the rsgA gene encoding ribosome small subunit-dependent GTPase A, whose translation MKDKEEYQGLVIKSYCGYFLVHCNEVIYRCRVRGTIDTKEVLVGDYVKFSMTENDEGIIKGIVSRVSSLKKPPVANINQVILVFSADEPLLDLAEIDKFLLIIQQEQVPIVICINKIDLASPQFEAIKGNLNFYDKMGIPVLYASTAEKKGIEELSSKLAGHISIFMGPSGVGKTSLLNIIKNDLCLKVSKVSEKIKRGKHTTRFVELIMIAPDTWVVDSPGFSFYSHKLDPAQLALFYPDFQEYLENCKFADCFHVQEPRCGIKAAVAEGEIAQFRYANYCKILQSLVELERNKYR comes from the coding sequence ATGAAAGATAAAGAAGAATATCAAGGGCTGGTAATTAAATCGTATTGCGGATACTTTTTGGTTCATTGTAATGAAGTTATATATCGTTGCAGAGTCCGTGGTACGATAGACACCAAAGAAGTTCTTGTTGGCGATTATGTTAAGTTTTCGATGACAGAAAACGACGAAGGTATTATCAAAGGTATAGTTTCACGAGTAAGTTCTCTCAAAAAACCTCCTGTTGCCAATATTAATCAAGTAATTCTTGTTTTTTCTGCTGATGAGCCGTTGCTTGATCTTGCTGAAATCGATAAGTTCCTGCTAATCATCCAGCAAGAACAGGTGCCGATTGTCATATGTATTAACAAGATCGATCTTGCGAGTCCTCAATTCGAGGCAATAAAGGGCAATCTTAATTTCTACGACAAAATGGGAATTCCTGTATTATATGCCAGTACTGCAGAAAAAAAAGGGATTGAAGAGTTGTCGAGTAAGTTAGCTGGCCATATCTCAATTTTTATGGGACCAAGTGGTGTCGGGAAAACCTCTTTACTGAATATTATTAAAAATGACCTTTGTTTAAAGGTATCGAAAGTTTCTGAAAAAATTAAAAGAGGCAAGCATACAACGAGATTTGTTGAGCTGATTATGATAGCTCCTGATACGTGGGTTGTCGATAGTCCGGGGTTTTCCTTTTATTCACATAAGCTGGATCCAGCTCAATTGGCGTTGTTTTATCCTGATTTTCAAGAATACCTGGAAAACTGCAAGTTTGCTGATTGTTTTCATGTGCAAGAACCTCGGTGTGGTATAAAAGCTGCGGTTGCAGAAGGCGAAATCGCTCAGTTTCGATATGCTAATTATTGTAAAATATTACAAAGTCTTGTTGAATTGGAAAGGAACAAATATCGATGA
- a CDS encoding permease: protein MGPMTNLLTTIATETWNIFMESAPFVLLGIALSGILHLFISKQFILTHLGKSKIKSVFLAALIGVPLPLCSCGVIPMAISLRKRGATKGATSAFLISTPESGIDSMLISYALLDPILTIARPVIAFITAITAGILSNLIPEKAQLAPETSSCEGACCSDHTEHPTHHTRNLKLLVKKAIHFILFDLLHDMGRWLILGIILAGIISVLIPKSFFAFAGENPLITMPLMVVIGIPMYICASSSTPIAAALILKGISPGAALVFLLTGPATNITTITMITRFLGKKLTGIYLTTIIICALVFGMLIDMIYVWLKINPQAIVGTYSHSIPDQTNIIFALILIFLIVISFSKKATKYLPGLATE, encoded by the coding sequence ATGGGCCCAATGACTAACTTACTAACTACGATAGCGACCGAAACCTGGAACATCTTCATGGAATCTGCTCCCTTTGTCTTATTAGGGATCGCTCTCTCTGGCATCCTTCATCTATTTATTTCCAAACAATTTATTCTTACTCATTTAGGAAAATCAAAAATCAAATCGGTATTTTTAGCTGCCCTAATAGGCGTTCCACTTCCGCTGTGTTCTTGCGGGGTAATTCCTATGGCTATCTCGTTAAGAAAACGAGGGGCAACTAAAGGGGCAACCAGTGCGTTTTTAATTTCTACACCGGAATCAGGCATAGATTCAATGCTTATCAGCTACGCGTTGTTAGATCCCATACTTACCATCGCCCGCCCGGTTATCGCCTTTATTACCGCAATAACCGCAGGCATATTGAGCAACCTGATTCCAGAAAAAGCACAGCTAGCACCGGAAACCAGCAGCTGCGAAGGAGCTTGCTGTTCAGACCATACCGAGCATCCGACACACCATACCCGAAACCTGAAACTTCTCGTAAAAAAAGCGATTCACTTTATTCTTTTTGATCTTTTACATGATATGGGCAGGTGGCTCATCTTGGGAATTATTCTTGCCGGGATTATCTCTGTACTCATTCCTAAAAGTTTTTTTGCTTTTGCCGGCGAGAATCCTCTTATAACAATGCCATTGATGGTCGTAATAGGAATTCCAATGTACATTTGCGCCTCATCTTCTACTCCAATTGCCGCAGCACTTATTCTCAAAGGAATCTCTCCCGGGGCAGCGCTCGTTTTCCTGCTTACCGGACCAGCCACAAATATCACGACAATAACCATGATAACCCGATTCTTAGGAAAAAAACTGACAGGTATTTATTTGACGACTATAATTATCTGTGCTCTCGTTTTTGGAATGCTCATAGATATGATATATGTGTGGTTGAAAATAAATCCACAGGCCATTGTCGGTACATATAGCCATAGTATCCCTGATCAGACGAACATTATTTTTGCACTCATACTAATATTCCTCATTGTTATCAGCTTTAGTAAAAAAGCCACCAAATATCTGCCCGGCTTGGCAACAGAATAA
- a CDS encoding penicillin-binding protein — protein MVFEKMRGIKGLKKKKKSYGAIHQEKRQFYEKIQKILQKIVLALFVLVFLVAVAISVYAYKIYQDLPDIDSKMNVYIPNEATQIISKDGVVLAKLHREENRTLVPLSKISDNIKKAIVAVEDKRFYKHHGVDWIGIFRAIAIDIKDRSPSQGASTLTQQLVKNVFLYKEKSIKRKIAEVMLSTKIERYHSKEEILEMYLNEVYWGHNAYGIESASQLYYGKSSQTLTLAESALLVGILRGPEIYSPYKNYDQAILREKIVLVRMLQLGYISKREYDEALKQPIILKGYTNSAYKAPYFVSYIIEQLIKDYGEASVYVTGMKVYTTLDYRLQRIAERVVEETVLAGKEGKAGFDQAAMLVMDPETGHIVAMVGGYDFTKSQFNKAVHSYRQPGSAFKPITYLTALERGMTPDSIIVDAPVSYGSYVPQNYNHDYKGSISLKKALELSQNIPAVKLCYKVGPQAVIDTARRLGIKSPLQPYLPLTLGANELTMLELTSAYCVFAAQGIKTDPISITKVQYHDHINIQVNRVRRHQEFSKEAVNQLVDMMQNVVENGTAKAARLVDRPVAGKTGTTSDYRDAWFMGFVPQLVVATWVGNDNNSRMNRVTGGSYPAKMWKSFMEKALSTVPVKNFPLAESAKKVNICELSGELAAEYCPSESVKEKYFVKEFMPTKECTLHKPEAEKQNVPLSPKEQQEINATNQLEDAPVEINNEEDNQNATAPINSSTFQRNNDYFNEHRGNGPND, from the coding sequence TTGGTTTTTGAAAAAATGCGGGGCATTAAGGGTTTAAAGAAAAAAAAGAAATCGTATGGTGCAATCCATCAGGAAAAGCGGCAGTTTTACGAAAAAATCCAAAAAATACTTCAAAAGATTGTTCTGGCATTATTCGTTTTGGTTTTTTTGGTAGCAGTGGCAATCAGCGTTTATGCCTACAAAATATACCAGGACTTACCTGATATCGACAGCAAAATGAATGTTTATATCCCAAACGAAGCCACCCAGATCATTTCAAAAGACGGTGTTGTCCTGGCAAAACTTCACCGTGAAGAAAACAGAACACTTGTTCCGCTCTCAAAAATTTCCGATAATATCAAAAAAGCTATAGTGGCAGTAGAAGATAAAAGGTTTTATAAACATCATGGCGTAGATTGGATAGGGATATTCCGTGCCATTGCTATCGACATAAAAGATAGGAGTCCGTCACAGGGAGCAAGCACCTTAACGCAGCAACTCGTTAAAAATGTTTTTCTCTACAAAGAAAAAAGTATAAAACGAAAAATTGCCGAGGTCATGCTCTCAACAAAAATTGAAAGATACCACTCAAAAGAAGAAATCCTGGAAATGTATCTCAACGAGGTATACTGGGGCCATAATGCTTATGGAATAGAATCTGCATCACAGCTGTATTACGGTAAAAGCTCACAGACGCTTACCCTTGCAGAAAGTGCACTATTAGTAGGAATTCTTAGAGGACCGGAGATATATTCCCCGTACAAAAACTATGACCAAGCCATTTTGCGGGAAAAAATAGTTCTGGTAAGAATGTTGCAGCTAGGATATATTAGCAAAAGAGAATATGACGAGGCATTGAAGCAACCTATAATATTAAAAGGCTATACAAACAGTGCTTATAAAGCACCCTATTTTGTATCCTATATTATTGAACAACTCATCAAAGATTACGGCGAGGCATCAGTCTACGTCACAGGGATGAAGGTCTATACAACACTCGACTACAGGTTACAACGTATCGCTGAACGCGTTGTTGAAGAAACCGTGCTAGCAGGAAAAGAAGGAAAAGCCGGTTTCGATCAGGCAGCGATGTTGGTTATGGACCCTGAAACCGGACATATCGTAGCTATGGTAGGCGGATATGACTTCACAAAAAGCCAATTCAACAAGGCTGTCCACTCCTATCGCCAGCCAGGCTCGGCATTTAAGCCGATTACTTATCTGACGGCACTCGAAAGGGGAATGACTCCTGATTCAATTATCGTCGATGCTCCGGTTTCCTATGGTTCGTATGTCCCACAAAACTATAATCACGACTATAAAGGCAGCATAAGCCTAAAAAAGGCACTCGAGCTTTCTCAAAACATCCCGGCAGTAAAGCTCTGTTATAAAGTAGGCCCGCAGGCAGTGATCGATACCGCACGAAGATTAGGGATAAAAAGCCCGCTTCAGCCCTACTTGCCTCTAACCCTTGGAGCAAACGAACTGACGATGCTCGAATTGACATCTGCGTATTGCGTATTTGCTGCTCAAGGGATAAAAACCGACCCTATTTCGATTACAAAGGTTCAATACCATGACCATATCAACATTCAAGTAAATCGAGTCAGGCGTCATCAGGAATTCAGCAAAGAAGCGGTAAACCAGCTTGTTGATATGATGCAGAACGTGGTTGAGAATGGAACCGCCAAAGCTGCCCGGCTGGTTGATCGTCCGGTCGCTGGAAAAACCGGAACAACGTCTGATTACCGCGATGCCTGGTTTATGGGCTTCGTTCCTCAGCTTGTCGTAGCTACCTGGGTAGGTAATGATAATAACTCCCGGATGAATAGGGTCACGGGAGGGTCGTATCCGGCAAAAATGTGGAAAAGCTTCATGGAAAAAGCCCTCAGCACAGTTCCTGTAAAGAATTTCCCACTCGCTGAATCTGCAAAAAAAGTTAACATATGTGAATTATCCGGAGAACTTGCCGCAGAGTATTGTCCATCCGAATCGGTTAAAGAAAAATATTTCGTCAAAGAGTTTATGCCGACAAAAGAATGCACTCTCCACAAGCCTGAAGCTGAGAAACAAAATGTGCCTTTAAGCCCCAAAGAACAACAGGAAATTAACGCTACTAACCAGTTAGAAGATGCTCCCGTTGAGATTAATAACGAGGAAGACAACCAAAACGCAACCGCTCCTATTAATTCCTCAACATTTCAAAGAAATAACGATTATTTTAATGAACATAGGGGAAATGGGCCCAATGACTAA